The following coding sequences are from one Marinitoga litoralis window:
- a CDS encoding carbohydrate ABC transporter permease, translating into MKKINNHIFHIFMFALALLWLYPYIWLLMASLKPSNEIYTRFWPIHFTLEHFRFILESAEKMQRPFIRAFLNSLFVSVTVTASVVLTSSIISYALAKLRFKGRNKIFNFLIFQMVFPSFMFTIPMYILIRNLGLLDTYSALILPSLMSGWGIFMITQSYKGTPNDYIEAAKMDGATDLWIIFKIMIPLNKSAVAIVSLFTFIGIWDNFMWPLIVMKDYNKMPLSVLLASFNHEYGSYIGPILAGSVIQTIPMVILFLIFRKYFLQGISITLK; encoded by the coding sequence ATGAAAAAAATAAATAATCATATATTCCACATATTTATGTTTGCTTTGGCATTATTGTGGTTATATCCATATATTTGGTTATTAATGGCATCGTTAAAACCATCTAATGAAATATATACTAGATTTTGGCCAATACATTTCACTTTAGAGCATTTTAGGTTTATATTAGAAAGTGCAGAAAAAATGCAAAGACCATTTATAAGAGCATTTTTAAATAGTTTGTTTGTTTCGGTTACAGTAACAGCATCTGTTGTATTAACTTCGTCAATTATATCATATGCTTTGGCTAAATTAAGATTTAAAGGAAGAAATAAAATATTTAATTTTTTGATATTTCAAATGGTTTTTCCAAGTTTTATGTTTACAATTCCTATGTATATTTTAATAAGAAATTTGGGACTATTAGATACATATTCTGCATTAATATTACCAAGTTTAATGAGTGGTTGGGGTATTTTTATGATAACTCAAAGTTATAAAGGAACACCTAATGATTATATTGAAGCTGCAAAAATGGATGGAGCTACTGATCTATGGATTATTTTTAAAATAATGATTCCATTAAATAAATCTGCAGTTGCAATAGTATCTTTGTTTACGTTTATTGGTATTTGGGATAATTTTATGTGGCCTTTAATAGTAATGAAAGATTATAACAAAATGCCATTATCAGTATTGTTGGCAAGCTTTAATCATGAATATGGATCCTATATAGGGCCAATATTAGCCGGATCTGTTATACAAACTATACCTATGGTTATACTATTTTTAATATTTAGAAAATATTTCTTACAAGGAATTTCAATTACTTTAAAGTGA
- a CDS encoding Gfo/Idh/MocA family protein: protein MKRIKLGIVGTGIAARDLHLPGLKELEDKFEVVALYNRTKEKAIQFSNYLNNNPKIYDSYDKLLDNVEAVDLALPVQLNYEFIEKALKKGVNVICEKPISINVEEGKKIVELSKKYKNVIYIAENYRHFTAFDKIKELTSKIGNVYYLQWNLWIYMSKDNKYANTPWRQNPEHIGGFISDAGVHHVASMRKIFGDIKWVYGSVKDITDYLGGPDLLSSTFEFDNGILGNYNVSYAMDGKNILMIKGELGDIIFEDDIIKVIKYRDKVIEYYDEYKTHDENSYKKEFEDFYEVINGKENDLGNAEEALKDLAFIEAAIKSNGEKRVYINDLIK from the coding sequence ATGAAAAGAATAAAATTAGGTATTGTAGGAACTGGTATTGCAGCTAGAGATTTGCATTTACCTGGATTAAAAGAATTAGAAGATAAATTTGAAGTTGTAGCATTATATAATAGAACAAAGGAAAAAGCAATACAATTTTCTAATTATTTAAATAATAATCCAAAAATTTATGATTCATATGATAAATTGTTAGATAATGTAGAAGCTGTTGATTTAGCCTTACCAGTACAATTAAATTATGAATTTATAGAAAAGGCTTTGAAAAAAGGAGTAAATGTTATTTGTGAAAAACCAATATCTATAAATGTAGAAGAAGGTAAAAAAATTGTTGAATTATCAAAAAAATATAAAAATGTAATTTATATAGCTGAAAATTATAGACATTTTACAGCTTTTGATAAAATAAAAGAATTGACTTCAAAGATTGGTAATGTATATTATTTGCAATGGAATTTGTGGATTTATATGTCAAAAGATAATAAATATGCAAATACACCATGGAGACAAAATCCAGAACATATTGGTGGATTTATTTCAGATGCAGGAGTTCACCATGTTGCAAGTATGAGAAAAATATTTGGAGATATAAAATGGGTATATGGTTCTGTTAAAGACATAACAGATTATTTAGGCGGACCAGATTTATTATCTTCTACTTTTGAATTCGATAATGGAATACTTGGCAATTATAATGTTTCATATGCAATGGATGGGAAGAATATATTAATGATAAAAGGAGAATTAGGAGATATTATATTTGAAGATGATATAATTAAAGTTATAAAATATAGAGATAAAGTTATAGAATATTATGACGAATATAAGACTCATGATGAAAATTCTTATAAAAAGGAATTTGAAGATTTTTATGAAGTCATAAATGGTAAGGAAAATGATTTAGGTAATGCAGAAGAAGCCTTAAAAGATTTAGCTTTTATTGAAGCTGCAATAAAATCAAACGGTGAAAAAAGAGTGTATATAAATGATTTAATAAAATAA
- a CDS encoding LacI family DNA-binding transcriptional regulator, whose product MANIEDVAKLAGTSIATVSRIINNKGKVSEKTKIKVLKAIEELNYKPSSQAKHLAKVKYGFKIGVLISDRIKSILDKNKNEFGEMDFYSTVLEGIYDGAKENKSKIKLFTFDEYLNTEKDCDGILIIGSDKIPDEILNCNINMVLVDNYIVGKKINAVISNGFDGAYYVVDKMIKRNYKRIIHVHGSLEFYEFRRRFEGYELAMKQNNLLPITYEVAENQESINYIIDLILSKNPEVIFASNDPIAIMILNSLKSKNIKVPEDIQVIGFDDIVFSSSIEPTLSTVKVFKYEMGNVAFERVIELINGKNVHPYVTSLFTEFIERNSTKGV is encoded by the coding sequence ATGGCTAATATTGAAGATGTAGCAAAACTTGCTGGAACATCAATAGCGACGGTTTCTAGAATAATTAATAATAAAGGTAAAGTATCTGAAAAAACTAAAATAAAAGTATTAAAAGCTATAGAAGAATTAAATTATAAGCCTTCAAGTCAAGCAAAGCATCTTGCAAAAGTAAAGTATGGTTTTAAAATTGGTGTATTAATAAGTGATAGGATAAAAAGTATTTTAGATAAAAATAAAAATGAATTTGGAGAAATGGATTTTTATTCTACTGTATTAGAAGGTATTTATGATGGAGCTAAAGAAAATAAATCAAAGATTAAATTATTTACTTTTGATGAATATTTAAATACTGAAAAAGATTGTGATGGTATTTTAATTATTGGATCCGATAAAATTCCTGATGAAATTTTGAATTGTAATATTAATATGGTTTTAGTTGATAATTATATCGTAGGGAAAAAAATTAATGCAGTGATATCTAATGGTTTTGATGGTGCATATTATGTGGTTGATAAAATGATAAAAAGAAATTATAAAAGAATTATTCATGTGCATGGATCTTTAGAATTTTACGAATTTAGAAGAAGATTTGAAGGGTATGAATTAGCTATGAAACAAAATAATTTATTACCTATAACATATGAGGTTGCAGAAAATCAAGAATCTATAAATTATATTATAGATTTAATATTGTCTAAAAATCCTGAAGTTATTTTTGCATCAAATGATCCAATAGCCATAATGATTTTAAATTCTTTAAAATCAAAAAACATTAAAGTTCCAGAAGATATACAAGTAATTGGATTTGATGATATAGTATTCTCTTCGTCAATTGAGCCAACGTTATCAACAGTTAAAGTATTTAAATATGAAATGGGAAATGTTGCATTTGAAAGAGTAATAGAATTAATAAATGGTAAAAATGTTCATCCATATGTAACTTCATTATTTACGGAATTTATTGAAAGAAATTCAACTAAGGGGGTATGA
- a CDS encoding ABC transporter substrate-binding protein, whose protein sequence is MKKLLVILFLSMFVLSFAKTTLVFWTAPNPNQEAFWKKLVAEYEKQNPDIDIEWTTIPAAGSSEEAILSAIASGRTPDICTNIFSGFAAQLIELDQLVELNKLPGFNDLISVRKMENIIKGWEFMGKSYVLPIYSNPILMWWRKDILKEYGWEKPPRTYSEIYKLSKQFVVPKEKYTMRVVAGRNWWDRWFDYITYYYAASEGKPYIDLKKYKAVYNNDAGIKVAKFFETMFKNGWTAVDLGNAPLYNGVILASLKGPWEIPYAENQFPEVLKNIEITPPVVPDDYPEKNPIYTFADTKGLVIFKSSKHQKEAWDFVKWVFSNPEYDRLWLEMTKMPPARGDLLENKLFTEFFNNNPLAAEYAKYVAYAVPPALISKTVEVQDEMTYSLIEPLMYGKSDAESAIKESIKKINRIIW, encoded by the coding sequence ATGAAAAAATTGCTAGTGATTTTATTTTTATCAATGTTTGTTTTATCCTTTGCAAAAACAACATTGGTATTTTGGACTGCACCAAATCCTAATCAAGAAGCTTTTTGGAAAAAATTAGTTGCTGAATATGAAAAGCAAAATCCTGATATTGATATCGAATGGACAACAATTCCTGCTGCAGGAAGTTCTGAAGAAGCAATTTTAAGTGCAATTGCATCAGGAAGAACTCCTGATATTTGTACAAATATTTTTTCAGGATTTGCTGCTCAATTAATAGAATTGGATCAATTAGTTGAATTGAATAAATTACCAGGATTCAATGATTTAATTTCAGTTAGAAAAATGGAAAATATTATAAAAGGTTGGGAATTTATGGGTAAATCATATGTTTTACCTATTTATTCTAATCCTATATTGATGTGGTGGAGAAAAGATATTTTAAAAGAATACGGTTGGGAAAAACCACCAAGAACTTATTCTGAAATATATAAACTTTCAAAACAATTTGTTGTACCTAAAGAAAAATATACAATGAGAGTTGTAGCTGGAAGAAACTGGTGGGATAGATGGTTTGATTATATTACTTACTATTATGCAGCAAGTGAAGGAAAACCTTATATCGATTTGAAGAAATATAAGGCTGTATATAATAATGATGCGGGAATAAAAGTTGCAAAATTTTTTGAAACGATGTTTAAAAATGGATGGACTGCTGTAGATCTTGGAAATGCTCCATTATATAATGGTGTAATTTTAGCAAGTTTAAAAGGCCCATGGGAAATACCTTATGCAGAAAATCAATTCCCAGAAGTATTAAAAAATATAGAAATTACACCACCAGTAGTGCCTGATGATTATCCCGAAAAAAATCCTATTTATACTTTTGCAGATACAAAAGGATTAGTAATATTTAAATCTTCTAAACACCAAAAAGAAGCTTGGGATTTTGTTAAATGGGTTTTTTCAAATCCTGAATATGATAGATTATGGTTAGAAATGACAAAAATGCCACCAGCCAGAGGAGATTTATTAGAAAATAAATTATTTACAGAATTTTTTAATAATAATCCATTAGCAGCAGAATATGCTAAATATGTAGCTTATGCAGTACCTCCAGCTTTAATATCAAAAACTGTTGAGGTTCAAGATGAAATGACATATAGTTTAATTGAACCATTAATGTATGGAAAATCTGATGCCGAAAGTGCAATAAAAGAGTCTATAAAAAAGATAAATAGAATAATATGGTGA
- a CDS encoding carbohydrate ABC transporter permease — MVTKMRKREARKGLLISSTYLIYAAIFWGYPFVWLVILAFSRWRYVGRPQFAGFRNFLRIIYDPIFWKSFFNVLNFLVYYIPIVLIFSLLFALALSKLKYGKTFVALSFLVANISSGVAYSIMFSKLFAENGPLNQIIYKLFNTTIPWFTSPQLAMFSISLIVVWKFIGYYGLILYSGIISIPKSIYEAAELDGANKYVKFFKITLPLLNPSIIMVLVFAISLSFGIFTEPYMITGGGPMRSTLMPMMVMYTSAFQKLDPTYSATMSIFIAFFSFGIIWITRKLFEREVEIV; from the coding sequence ATGGTTACTAAAATGCGAAAAAGAGAAGCCCGTAAGGGGCTTCTTATATCCTCAACATATTTGATATATGCTGCTATTTTTTGGGGATATCCATTTGTGTGGTTAGTTATATTGGCTTTTTCTAGATGGAGATATGTAGGTAGACCACAATTTGCAGGATTTAGAAACTTTTTGAGGATAATTTATGATCCAATATTTTGGAAATCATTTTTTAATGTTTTAAATTTTCTAGTATATTATATACCAATAGTTTTAATATTTTCATTATTATTTGCATTAGCTTTAAGTAAGTTGAAATATGGAAAAACATTTGTAGCTTTATCTTTTTTAGTAGCAAATATTTCTTCTGGAGTAGCATATTCTATTATGTTTTCAAAATTGTTTGCAGAAAATGGGCCATTAAATCAAATAATATATAAACTTTTTAATACTACCATTCCTTGGTTTACAAGTCCTCAATTAGCAATGTTTTCTATATCTCTAATAGTAGTATGGAAATTTATTGGTTATTATGGATTAATACTATATTCTGGAATTATTAGTATTCCTAAAAGTATATATGAAGCAGCAGAATTAGATGGTGCAAACAAATATGTGAAATTTTTTAAGATTACATTGCCATTGTTAAATCCTTCTATAATAATGGTTTTAGTATTTGCTATATCTTTATCATTTGGTATATTTACTGAACCATATATGATTACTGGTGGAGGCCCAATGAGGAGTACATTAATGCCAATGATGGTTATGTATACTTCAGCTTTTCAAAAATTAGATCCAACTTATTCAGCAACAATGTCAATTTTTATAGCGTTTTTCAGTTTCGGAATAATTTGGATAACAAGAAAATTATTTGAAAGAGAAGTGGAAATAGTATGA